The sequence below is a genomic window from Luteimonas sp. MC1825.
GTCGATGATGCAGGTCGCCGGTTTCAGCTTCGTCGGCCAGGGCGAGAACGTCGGCATGGCCTTCATCAAGCTCAAGGACTGGGACGAGCGCGACGGCACGGTGCAGGATTTCATCCAGGCGGCCAACGGCGCGCTGTACGGCGTGCGCGATGCCGGCATCTTCGTGGTCAACCTGCCTACCGTGCAGGGCCTCGGGCAGTTCGGCGGCTTCGACATGTACCTGCAGGACCGTGCCGGCATGGGGCGCGAGGCACTCACCCAGGCGCGCAACCAGCTGCTTGGCGCTGCCGCGCAGAACCCGGCGCTGGTCGGTGTGCGCCCCAACACGCTCGAGGACGCGCCGCAGCTGAAGCTTGCGGTCGACCGCGTGCAGGCGCAGGCGATGGGCCTGTCGGTGAACGACATCTACGGCGCGATCCAGCTGATGCTGGCGCCGGTGTACGTCAACGACTTCTTCTCCGAAGGCCGCATCAAGCGCGTCAACATGCGTGCCGATGCCGAGTACCGAAAGGATCCCGCGTCGCTCGCGCGCTTCTACACGCCCGGCCCCGCCACGGCGGACGGCACGCGCACGATGATCCCGCTGTCCAACGTGGTGGACGCCAGCTGGGGCACCAACACGCCGTCGCTGACCCGCTACAACGGCTACTCGGCGGTGAACATCGTCGGCTCGCAGGCGCCCGGCCACAGCTCCGGCGAAGCGATGGCGACCATGGAAGGCCTCGTGGACACCGAGCTCCCTGCCGGCTTCGGCTACGACTGGGCGGGCATGTCCTACCAGGAGATCATCGCCGGCAACACCGCGACCCTGCTGCTCGTGCTGTCGGTGGTGGTGGTGTTCCTGTGCCTGGCGGCACTCTACGAGAGCTGGTCGATCCCGGTGGCGGTGCTGCTGGTGGTGCCGCTCGGCATCCTCGGCGCGGTGGTGTTCACCATGCTGCGCCCGGGGCTGTCGAACGACATCTTCTTCAAGATCGGCATGGTCACGGTGATCGGGCTGGCGGCGAAGAACGCGATCCTGATCATCGAGTTCGCGGTGCTGGAGCGCGCCGCCGGCAAGACGCTGCGCGATGCGGTGGTCGAAGCCGCGCGCCTGCGCTTCCGCCCGATCCTGATGACCTCGTTCGCCTTCATCATGGGCGTGACGCCGCTGGCGCTGTCGAGCGGTGCCGGTGCCAACGCGCGCCATGCGCTGGGCACCGGCGTCATCGGCGGCATGCTGTTCGCGACCTTCCTCGGGCTGCTGCTGATCCCGGTGTTCTTCGTCAGCGTGCGCCGCGTGCTCGGCGACAAGATGGACGAGCCACTGCCGGGGCTCGGACAACGGCAGCAGCAGTAGGCTGACGCCACCGGCTTCAGCCGGAGGCGCGCGCCTCGCGCAGCACCCTGGCGAACAGCGTGAGGAACTGTTCCGCCGCTTTCGACGGGGGGCGGTCCTCGAGGTGCACGGACTGCACCTTGAACCGCAGCGAGGGCGAGAACGGCCGGAAGCCGGTGGTCCCGTCGCGGCTGGCGCGCGCGGTGAATTCGTCGACCACCGCCATGCCGGCGCCACAGCGCGTCAACGCGGCGGCGATATAGAACGACTGGTTGGAGACCACTTCGCGCACGTTGACATCGAGTCGGCGCAGTTCGCGATTGAACAGCTCGCCAAGCGGCCCGCCGATGGTCAGGCCCACCATGTCCCGGCCTTCAAGCAGTTGCAGCGGCACACTGTCGCCGACGTCGGGCAGGCTGGCCTTCTCGAACAGCAGCATCAGCTCCGCGGTGTCGATGTCGCGACGCTTCATGCGCGGGTGCATGGGCGGGTCGTAGGCGATCGCGATGTCGCAGCTGCGCTCGTAGAGCGCCTCGAACAGCTCGTCGTGGTGCAGCGCCTGCACGTCGAAGAGCACGTCGGGGTGCGTCTTGCGGAAGCGCGTGATGGCCAGGGGCGCGAGGTGCAGGCCGAGCGAGGGCACCACTGCCAGGCGGATGCGTCCACCGTACACATTCTTCAGGTTGCCGACCGCCTTCTGCAGCGACGTCAGGCGCTGGAAGACCTCCGACGCTTCGACGAACAGCGCATGCGCCTGGTCGGTGGCCACCAGCCGGCCGCGCACGAGGCGGAACAGCTCCAGGCCCAGCTGCTGCTGGGTGTGGTTCAGCACCTTGCTGACCGAGGGCTGCGAAACGTGCAGGAGCCTGGCCGCGGCGCTGATCGAGCCCGTGGTGTAGACGGCGTGGAAGACCTCGATCTGGCGGAAACGCATGGTCCGATCCCGTGTGGCGATCGCCATGATGGCCGATCGCGTGCGGCGCTGCCGGCGCCATAACCGCGGGTTA
It includes:
- a CDS encoding LysR family transcriptional regulator translates to MRFRQIEVFHAVYTTGSISAAARLLHVSQPSVSKVLNHTQQQLGLELFRLVRGRLVATDQAHALFVEASEVFQRLTSLQKAVGNLKNVYGGRIRLAVVPSLGLHLAPLAITRFRKTHPDVLFDVQALHHDELFEALYERSCDIAIAYDPPMHPRMKRRDIDTAELMLLFEKASLPDVGDSVPLQLLEGRDMVGLTIGGPLGELFNRELRRLDVNVREVVSNQSFYIAAALTRCGAGMAVVDEFTARASRDGTTGFRPFSPSLRFKVQSVHLEDRPPSKAAEQFLTLFARVLREARASG